The window TTATCATACCATCAAATTAACACAATATGTTCCAATTTCAGCAAATGATACTTTTAAAGTTGTTTTCAAAAATAGTTCTCTACCTTTCGAATGTACTTCAAGACATCATCATAAGGAAAACGTTTCATTTGGAAGTGTGGATGGTGTCAATTGGGAGGATCTTGCTAAAGATAATGTAACAGCAATATTGAAAGTCTACACTGTCGCTAAACCTGTAGTTCCATCAAAACCGGTTATCGCAGGCAATAAGGATGTTGTCATGCTTTACTCAGCTGGCACCTCTTATAAGGTTCGTGTAACTATCGACGGCAGGGCTGTAGTCGGTGAATACGTAACCTTCAAATTCAACGGTGCCACCAAAAAGGTTAAAACCGACAGCAAAGGTTATGCAACTTATAAAATACCTACTGTTAAACCAAAATCAAGTAAATACGCAATCACTGCAACATATAAAGATGTAACTGTTAAAAACACAAAACCTATAAGGTAAAAACCAGCAATAAAGGTGTTGCAATTTTCAAAATCAAAAAGAATGTGCTTAAAAAACTTAAAGTTGGTAAAAAATACTCCTATAAGGTTT of the uncultured Methanobrevibacter sp. genome contains:
- a CDS encoding lectin like domain-containing protein gives rise to the protein LIAAVGTYFDSEGVDYEFDIYVNGVLKHTQNGVSPFAGYHTIKLTQYVPISANDTFKVVFKNSSLPFECTSRHHHKENVSFGSVDGVNWEDLAKDNVTAILKVYTVAKPVVPSKPVIAGNKDVVMLYSAGTSYKVRVTIDGRAVVGEYVTFKFNGATKKVKTDSKGYATYKIPTVKPKSSKYAITATYKDVTVKNTKPIR